From the Manis pentadactyla isolate mManPen7 chromosome 15, mManPen7.hap1, whole genome shotgun sequence genome, the window AGTATTTTCCAAACAGATtttagggagagtgattaaagaAATAGAAGCAGTGAAGGCTGGCCTGGCTGCCACCGCTTCTGTGACACACACTGTTTTATTCGGACTTGACCTGGGTATGAGTGGTGGGAAACAGTAATGCTTGGCTTGGGTGATGATGGTAGCATGCTCTACTGGAGAAAGGGCAGAGAGAAAAACTGTGACAGATGCAGAGGGGTTATTCTGATTGACACTGAAGTAGAGAACTATTTGAGTTCTTTCTGCCTGTAGTGTCCCTCTTTCCAAACCAGTCTTTGACCAGTGTGAAGAGAGAAGTCCTGGGGTGAATGTAAGGTAGGGACGTGCATAGTCTTCCATTTTTGCCTTCCTCAGAAGCTATAGCAAGAGCCATGGGCAAGTGACCACCCATTTGGCGCCTCTGCTCTTGTGGCCCAGATTCCTTTTGGCGTGATCAGCTTGAATTGTTACCCTTCGTTGTCTCCCTGTGTGTCCTTTCTGGATGACACTTAACGCTTACCTGAGTCCCCAACAACCCAGAGGCCAGTGGGCCACAATCTTATACAGCAAGAAATGAATCTCgtttttgctctttttctcagGAGAACTACGATGACCCGCACAAAACCCCTGCCTCCCCGGTTGTCCACATCAGGGGCCTGATTGACGGCGTGGTGGAAGCTGACCTTGTGGAGGCCTTGCAGGAATTTGGACCCATCAGGTACTCAGCTTAGGTTGAGTATACAGAGAAGTAAACGCGTTGTTGTCCGAGGTCATCACCACTATCTGGTTGGAAGTGATATGGCCATTTTAGTCCAGGGTTGTGGTCCTAGGGCTCCTCTGCTCTTAGGTTTGGCTGTTGTACTTTGGTTCAGGTTATAGCAAATTAtgtattttcttccctttctcttttccagtCTTGTAGTTTCTAGTCAGCATTCTCTCACTCAGCAAATACTTATTTAGTATTTGGCACATACTAAACAAAACTGTCCTAGGCTCCTCCCATTGGCCCTCCCTGAGTGGTCAGCACAATGGTAGGGGAAGCCTAGGTATCTGGGGCCAGGGGTTGGGGGGACATCTGACTCAAGTCAGGTGAGGAGGGGTCCTGAAGGAAGTCATTTCAGAGGAGGTGATATCAAAGCTATGCCTCTTGCCATCATGCCACCTACAGTGAGGGGTATTCGGGTCAGGAAACCATGACGGTACAGAGGCAGCCAGGGAGCAATTTGCAGAAAATTGAATGCCATCTTCCTACTTATCTCTCCATTTCCCTGAGGATTGAAACCTGTGTTCTCTCTGCCAGCTATGTGGTGGTGATGCCTAAAAAGAGACAAGCATTGGTGGAGTTTGAAGATGTGTTGGGGGCTTGCAATGCAGTGAACTACGCAGCGGACAACCAAATCTATATTGCCGGTCACCCAGCTTTTGTCAATTACTCTACCAGCCAGAAGATCTCCCGCCCTGGGGACTCGGATGACTCCCGGAGCGTCAACAGTGTGCTTCTCTTTACTATCCTGAACCCCATCTATTCCATTACCACGGTGTGTGCCCCACAGGCTTGCTTTATGCTCTTCTGTGAGAGATCCCACCCTCACTTTCTCCCTGTCCACTCCCTGGAGCCAAACTGGTCTGCCAGTGCCCTTTGATCTTGCCCATTTTGCTTTTGCAGGACGTTCTCTACACTATCTGTAACCCTTGTGGCCCTGTCCAGAGAATTGTCATTTTTCGGAAGAATGGAGTCCAGGCCATGGTGGAATATCCTTTGCTGGGAAACTGGTGTTCCTTGGGGTTGGGGGCTGTCACAGGCCTTGGCAGGGGTCCGTCCTTTAAACCAGCTTGTGTCTGCTGAATGCCTGCCCCAGGCCAAGTGCCTTCACAGAGCCCAGTCGGATGGGAGGGACcattaataaaaaagtaatagaGTGTATAGTATGAAAGTACAGAATTTAAAAGTGCTGTGAAGGGAAAAAGTAAGGAGGTACAGTGGGAAAGGAATTATAAGATGACCTGGGAAGGTGTCTGAGGAGGTAGGAGCTGGTATTCAAGGCAGAGGAACTAGCCTCTGCAAATACCCTCAGGTGAGTAGCTTCATGTTGGAGAAAGCAAATGGGAAGGGCGGGGTTGGGGGGGCTCACTATGGATGCTAGAAGAAAGTTCATGGGGTATCCTAGGCAGTGTTGCAAAGCCGGGGTCGGGGTGCAGTGGGGAGCCATTGATGGACTGTTAGGGCAGGAACATGATGAGGTTGGTGCCTTTCAGAGGTTGAGGCTTAGTGAAAGTACCCaacatgaggaggaggaggagaatggtGGTGGTAGAGGTGAGAGTGCAGATCACTTAAAGAACTTGGGGCAGGGACTACTCCCCCATAATCAGCATTCCAGCCTATCTCCAAACAAGTGGCTGGTGAACTTTAACCCCAAAGTCCACAGACAGCATGGGCTGTGTGTGCTCCCTTAGTCTATTCCTCTTCAGGACAACTTGAAACCCTTCCAAAAGAAGGCCCAGATGGGACTTCCCTTAACTTTACTCACATTTGATTCTGTGCAGAGTGCCCAGCGGGCCAAAGCCTCTCTGAATGGGGCTGACATTTACTCAGGCTGTTGCACCCTAAAGATTGAATATGCGAAGGTAAGTCTGGGAAGTGACTGCTCCTTGCCAGCTTCCAGCTGAGCTGGGGTCTGACTGATTGATCTCAagctttgtcttgttcctgtagCCTACACGCTTGAATGTGTTCAAGAATGATCAGGATACTTGGGACTACACAAACCCCAACCTCAGTGGACAAGGTAATCCTGACGGCCGCTTTGTTCTTAGTACACCTTCCTTGCCTTCACTTGGTTAGTGCACTTCATAGACCTGGGCTTGGGGTTATGTAATGCCATTGGGCTCCCTGTGGACATGGGAGGGCTTTGGGGATCAGCTCTTGGAAAAGACTCCAGTGGGAAAGCGTGAATGAGGGGCCTCTGTGGATCCTAGCTGCTGCTTGGGGCCCTTGGATGTGGCTGAGGGTGCAGAGTCAAGGTAGAGTCTTGGATGGGGTGGGGAGTAGGGCCTCACTGAGCACAGGGCATGGCGATGGCTTATAAACCAGTAGCAGCTCCTAAATGGATCTGCTGCTGCCCTTCTTGGGGCCTGCTTAGGGTTACTGACTCTCCATTCTCACTGGGCCAGGAATGGTTTTCTTGCTTTCCAGTATTGAGAGGGTCTGCTTGTGGGAGGGACAGATCGGGAGATGAGGCCTCCTGGGCCCTTGCAGCAGAGCGTTTGAGCAAGTTGACTTTGTGGAGGTGAGACACCCACCCTGGATTGGAGTAGGGCGGACACGCCTCACCTCACTTGTAGAGGGGAATCAACATCTCTGCAGGGGGCCCAAATGGACAACCCCCTCCTAGAAATCTGCCAAGAATGTTTGCCTTGGATAGGAGGGAGAGGTGGAGGATTGCCTTTGAAAAACAGCGGCACCCTCTCAGCAAGACCATCCATCACTGTCTGGGTCTGATACGGCGGACTAGGCCATGGGCTGAGGGAGGAGGCTGGTTGCCTTGTCCCTGGGACGTCTCAGAGGGCCTGGGAGCTCAGAGGCCCCCGTTTCTAGGCAGGCCTGTTTTGCTTGCctttgcagctgggaagcagtggGAAGGGTGGGCTAGACTCTCCCCAGGACCCTCACAATGAGCGCTGTGGGCCTGGCTGCCCCCTTCAGAGGTCAGAGGCAGATTGGTGACCGAGTGAATGTACCAGAGCGGGCAATGGCATTACATGACTGCTAACAGAAACATGGCAACCAACCATTTCTTCTCCAAGGAACATAAATAGAAGATGTGCAGACCAGCAGGGGCTAGTGGCAGGGGCTGGCTGTGCATTGGTTTTGCTACCTCTCAGCTTTGGCTGCCCCAAGGCTGGGGGTCAAAAACAAGAGCTGATGAGGTGACGTGGAGTGAGGGCGGTGCTTCGCCACCCCCTCAGGAACCATACTTCAGCGGCTCTGCCTCTGCACATTGCTCACCAACACACAGGGTAGAAACCACTAGCTCTTCCTGGAGAGAACAGAACATGCAGCCTCCACCACGTCCCCAGAAACAGCCGCAGACTTGAGCTCACTACATCAAGAACACCACACCGCGCTCCAAGGAACAGCTACAAgcacagagacagaggcagacagagacaaagagaaagagacgCAACATGGCAGCAGACactgctttttttaaaacattaaaaaggcCAAAATCCAAGCAAACTTGAACCCGAGAAGGTACACAGAAGTAGGAAACACAGAACAAAGCTCTCAGCCAGCCAGCGGCGCTGTTTTCGGAAACCGTTTCATAGACTGAAGTAGATTCCATGGGCCTCCAAGACAATAGGAACTTCTCTCCATTCCTCGCCAtacgggttttttttttattttttaagtcctTTGGTTTGGGGagggcctttttttcttttctgttttgatatttttattttttccgcAGTCACCGGCTGCCAACATAATCTGCACCAActggaaatcagaaaacaaaaacaaaaaaaacttaaaccacaacaaaaaaaatcaaaccaaaccAGACCTAAAACCAGACAGCCAAACAGCTCAGAGGTACACAGTTACCTGCTGGTGGGTAACCGGGCGTGCTCCCAAGGCCAAAAGCGCGGGCGTAGTGGGGCCACTGGCACACTTCATAACCAGGAGACACGCACATGGAGCGCTACACAGCCAGAAGCACCGCACTGCAGCACACAATGTGAGGAGGTGACAACACGGAGGGACACTACCCACTTCATACACCTTTATTTTCCACTTTTCTGGTATCTTCTGAGGACAGAACATCTGTGAGCCATTTTGATTTAATCAAAACATTGACTTTAAAACAATTCTTTAAACTGTAGCGGATGTGTACTGTAACTTGTATTTATGACTGTAAAACCATGTGATGCAGGGTCGCAGTGTATGTTTGATGGGACGCCATCTTTCAGAACTGTGCTAACTCACTGTTGAAGCGTCCAATGGTAAGAGAAAATGCAGATTTGTTTTTTGTGACAAATGGACATTGTACTCTGTACTACTGCTGTAAGTAGCCCTTTTCCATCTTTGTAATGAGATTGTTGAAAATAAAACCCAGGCCAGGTGGCAGGAAAGGGCAGTGGTCTTGAGCCCTGGGTTTTGGAGTCagccagacctgggttcaaatcctggctcagcCGCTAACTTGCTTTGTGACCTTCGGCCAAAGTGTCTTTTAACTGCTCAGTTAAAAGTTAACTGttaagtttccttatctgtaaaatggggctgaaacagtacctacctcatagggttgttgtgaggaaccTAAGAAGTGGTGATGTTTGTAAAGTGTTTAGACAATGTCTGCCACTCAAGCGCTAAACTAATGGTAGCAGTTACGAACTGTAGCTGGGTTTGGGGGTGGATCTGCGCCATTGTCTGAGTCTGAGAATGTTGATGCCTTGTACATGATTGCTCATTTGAACTGATTCTGATGTTGCCCTGCTTGTCTTTTCCTACAGTCCCTCGGGGTGGGCGTAACTATGTGGGAGGGTGGCTGAAACCAGGATTGAGAAGGAAGGAGCCTAGAGCATGGAGCTTAGGGCTTCTGGAACCTTGGGGCTTTGGAGGCCAAATTTTATCTTTCAGCCTTACCATAGGTTGTTTTCCTGCTCTTAACTCTCTCTTCATTGGGAGTTGATTCTAGAAAGCTGTTGGTTGCCCCATGACGTAGGAGCTTCCATGGTAGCTGTAGGTTTCCCCAAAGGCCTAAGAACTGGGCTTCCCACCAGAGCCAGGCTGGTGAGAAagagcccaggacttggccttaTCCTTTACAGGGAAAGGAAACCAACTCACTTGATATGGGCAGGGAAAGGGGAAGTGGACTCTAGCCTTGAGACTTGGGCTTCATGCCCACCCTAGGTCAGGCCACAGTAAAGGCCCCAGCAGCTCTGTGAGGAAGGGAGGGTTTCCACCCAGGCTCACAGGAGCTGGGGGTACTTTGAGACTAGTTTCTAGTCAAGAGGGTGGAGAGAGACACCCCTTTTCGTAAGTTAGGctctaaatgtttttttctgcccACAGGTGACCCTGGCAATAACCCTAACAAACGCCAGAGGCAGCCCCCTCTCCTGGGAGATCACCCCGCAGAATATGGTGAGGGCAGGGGGTTCCCCTCCGTGGACTCCCGTGGCTCATGTGCCCCTGCCCGCCGCCCACTGCGCAAATTCTCACCCGtcctccctctctttccttcccacCCCCCAGGCGGGCCCCACGGTGGGTACCACAGCCATTACCATGATGAGGGCTATGGCCCCCCCCCACCTCACTACGAAGGGAGAAGGATGGGCCCACCAGTGGGGGGTCACCGTCGGGGCCCAAGTCGCTATGGTCCCCAGTAtgggcaccccccaccccctcccccaccacccgaGTATGGCCCCCACGCTGACAGCCCTGTGCTCATGGTCTATGGCTTGGATCAATCTAAGATGAACTGTGATCGAGTCTTCAATGTCTTCTGCTTGTATGGCAATGTGGAGAAGGTGAGTTTTTGCTGGGTTCATTGCTTTCCTTGTAGACCCGGAAGGCCCAAGAGGTGCTGAGCCTCTGAGCCTCCTGGTCAGTGGAAAGGGGGAGTGAACCTGGCTAGGAGCAAGCAGGTACAGAGGGTGACTTGCTTAATCAGGCAATTTGTTTGGTCTTCATTGTATATggtggtttgttttttaaattttcccacGTTAAGAAATTAGGGCTTTTATCATTTAAAAGTATTAGTATTTTGCATTAGGTCAGTGTTGTGTAAGGATTTCCTTGGGAAATCTTACAGGTGATCTGGCAACATAAGGCCTTTGCCTCTCCTGAGTGACtgttggctggggctggctgACTACCGTCTGCCTCAGACCAGGCAGTTTCTTGATTCTGTCAAACCTGTCTGGGTCCTAGAAGTCTTGAGTTTGCAGCCCCTGGCTTGGCCCATTAGTCATAGTAGCAGCTAATACATTTGAAGTTTTtcctgtgtaccaggcactgttagAAGTGGTTTTTTATATGCAGTAACTCATTGGATTGCCAATAAGAATTTGAACTAGACAGCTGGGGGAAATGAAAGCACAGAGTGTAAATGATTCACTGGGGTTCACATGCTTTTATGTGAAAGCAGAATTTAGAGCTGCATGGCCTGATTTCAGCACTTACACTGCTATTTTCCAGTGTGAATACTGTCATCCCCAAAGAAACCTTACATGTGACCCTGCATCTGTAGATAAATGTGtctttgaggggaggggcgcTGGAGCGAGGCAGGCTTGGGAGAGCGAAGGGCTGGGACACCTGCCACCTGGGGGCAGCGCCGGTCAGCTGAGTGTCCGTGTCAGGCCCCCAGGCACAGCCCAGCCTTTCCAACTGTGTGTGCCCCTTTCTGTGTAACAAACACTGATGAAAATAGTTTCCTTATCTTCTCTGCCTACTGTTCTCTGTTTGCTTCATTTAGTGACACACTCATGGGTTATGTCTTGTGGTTAGAAAACACTGCTTATTGGACTGTATACTCTGGGCCAGGCATGCTGCTTTGGTCTCCTGTCCCTGTTAACAAGTGAGGAAATGGAAGCCTTGTTCCAGAGCTGGGGTTAATTCTTTCTAACTCAGAAGGGGCAGGGTAAGGTCCCTGGCCAGCTGGGCAGTGGTGTTGACCATGGCTGCTCTCCTCAAGGTGAAATTCATGAAAAGCAAGCCGGGGGCTGCCATGGTGGAGATGGCTGATGGCTATGCTGTGGACAGGGCTATCACCCACCTGAATAACAACTTCATGTTCGGGCAGAAGCTGAATGTCTGGTAGGTTCTCGGTTGTCCTTAAGGGTGGTTGGAGAAGGACTAGAGAGGAGGGAGGCAGAATGGGGCCCACACTGGCAGAGCCCAGCCAAGGAGCGCAAAGCTGAGGTGCTTACTCAGGCCCGAGGGGTGTGGCAGGCACATCCCCAGATGCTGCTCTGAAGCGGTGAGGGTGAGTGTTAGCCTCGCCTCGGCTGTGGAGCAGCCTCCTGAGGCACAGTGGGCTCAGGCAGGAAGGAGGCTACAGTGGAGGGCTGGGGGTCTGACAAAGGACGCTCCTTCCCCCCCTGAAGTGTCTCCAAGCAGCCAGCCATCATGCCTGGCCAGTCATACGGGCTAGAAGATGGGTCCTGCAGTTACAAAGACTTCAGCGAATCCAGGAACAATCGGTTCTCCACTCCAGAGCAGGCAGCCAAGAACCGCATCCAGCACCCTAGCAATGTGCTGCACTTCTTCAATGCCCCTCTGGAGGTGACAGAGGAGAACTTCTTTGAGGTGGGTGCCATTGAGTTGGTCCTTCACCGCAGCCATCTGAATAGGCCATTCGTTTTCGTCTTTAAACAAACACTTGGCTCTTCTGCCAGCCCCTGATTTGGGTGCTGGGGACATAACGGACCAGGACAGACAGGCTGAGAATGGCACCAGACTTCTAGCAACAGTGAATTTTGCCATGCTCTGCACTTTGGCACACTAAGATGGCTGTTTCATTTGCTGGGGAAGAGTCCTCCCTGCCTGAGTAATTCAGTGGTGAGCAGAGTCCAGTCTCAGAACATGCATGTTGTTCCGGCCCTGGGGGTGCCTAGGCGATAACCAGAAGAGAATGTCCTGTTAAGCTTTGGTCAGAGGGAACTAGGGCAGCTTAGGGCATGAGGGGATAATCTGACTGGCAGAGGCAGAGTTAGACTTTGGACCTTGCTCTGGCCTGAGATGTTGCTACTCAGTTGAGCAAATATTTACCTAGTACTAACATACACTCAAATAGCCAAAGatgagaaatataaaaaagattCCCAGTCCTTGGCAACATACAAGTGGTTCCCTTTCAGGGAGGGAATGCGGgtgcagggtgggtggggtggtcACAGGAGATACCTCAGTGTaacaaagctcagaaactcagaAAAATCGATATCCTCAGTTGTGGTCTACTCAAATTGTGTCTGGTGGCACTCCCCGTGttttctgaatctgttttctCTTGCAGATCTGCGATGAATTGGGAGTGAAGCGGCCATCTTCTGTGAAAGTATTCTCAGGCAAAAGTGGGTAAACTgcccctgcctccttcccccaTTCCTTGTTTATTGACAGGTGGCTCCCTAGTTCTTGCTCAGATCAGCCTAAAATTTTTGCTTTCTGATCAGGTGAACGCAGCTCCTCTGGGCTACTGGAGTGGGAATCCAAGAGCGATGCCCTGGAGACTTTGGGTTTCCTGAACCATTATCAAATGAAAAACCCAAGTGAGTATTTGTGTGTCCTGGAGTTATTCCCCTTGTGGCCTGTTTGGTGGGCTGGCTTCAGGCCAGAGCCGTCCTGCCATCAAGATAGGGCCCCAGAGATGTCCTCATTGTTTCTGACATGGGCAGGTGGGACCTAGTCGCCTGGAGAGCAGCCTGATGTTCTCCGTAGGCAGCCAGCCTGGCTGCTTGCTGCCACCACCCCCTGGGAGTTGCTCAGGCTTGTCCTACAGGGAGCTGGCATTCTCTCTGCATCAGAAGCTACCAGTAAATGCCCCAGCAGTGCCAGTCGAATAGTCTGGCTTAGATAACACCCAGGAAAGAGGCTCTACTAGTCAGCAGGTAAAATTTGTCCCCCCAGTTCTGGGGCAGGCCTATTGCCCTGGATCAGCTAAGGAGTTAGGAATGGGATTCTCTGGGGGATTGAAGGGTGAGGAGAAATGCCTTATGCATTTGGTTTATTCTGAGTTACACAGTGAGCAATTTGACCGGTTAAACCAGTTGAACTGTAGGAAATAAGAGATGTGCAAAAACAAGGGGAACTATGCAGGGATTGGGGATCTCCAGAGAGGTACACAACCAGAcctcccttttttcctcctttgcagATGGTCCATACCCTTACACTCTGAAGTTATGTTTCTCTACTGCTCAGCACGCCTCCTAATTAGGTGCCTAGGAAAAGCCCCATCCGAGcaggaaaatgtttctttttcttttatgcagTGGTTTTTTTTGGCAAAAGTttctgtattccttttttttttaaatgctagggTTAGTAGAGGCTTAACCATAATGGAAATGCTGGAGtctggagggggaggggaaggggaactGGTATCTCCCAAGATTaaccttcactttttaaaaattactgtacatgtgattattttttcctcttcataCATTTGTGCAACCCATGTACTCTTGTCACATTTCAATAAAATTGTTTGGAAAATAAACATAACATTTCCCGGGATTTCAGGgtgtgtctgtctccctcccacttGGTCCTCTGAAGAGGGTCAGCTGCAGGCCAGGACAGAGATGCAGGCCCAGCCCTGAGGAGCATGGTGGGCCAGGGCCGCAGACTGAGGAAATGCTAGGAATCAAAGAGTTTGAGGAAAATCCAAGAGACCTGAGGGATTGTTCACGGGCCCTGTCCAAGCAAGCTGAATCTGGTTGGAGAATGACTTGAAAAGTAAAGTgttgaaaaaagtaaaaactttatagagatttagaaaaaaaaactagTCTTACAAAATAAGCATACCTTCTTAGAAGGTTGGAAAATAAAATCTCAGATGAAAGTGAAAGTTTTATACCAGTCCcttcagcaattttttttctataaggAAAAGTAGTTGGATACGTATTTTTAACAAACTCTGGTGCTGTACAGTAATTCATAACCACATAAGAGAGCAAACCTCATCTTCACCCCTGCAGAGTATATCCCTTGTGAATGTCATAATTTACTTGGTCCCCAAAGCAAAAAATCCAGTTTTTTACTACTGCAAGCACGACTATGCACATTTTCTTACTAGCATCTTAGCCAACTTTGCTGTAACTGATGGGGAGGTAAATTCATATCAGTGGAATTGAGTTAAAAGGATTCATGTGCAATTACAACATAAGATACTCCCTAACTGTGGGTGGGAATATGAGTAGCTGGGATGGGGTATGGAGGCTGGCAATATGTAAAGAACCTGATTTATCTTGGTTTCTACTGGAGGGAAGAGGCAGCCTGCGGATTTGAGGAGGTCAAAAATACAGCACGTTCATGCACCTGCACTTCAACAATTCTGGGAATAtactgaggatttttttttttttaagttaataaaaatggaatttattttaaggtgtgcaacatgttgatttgatatacatagtGAAAGGATTACTGTAGTCAAGCTCATTAACATGTtctcacataatttttattttattttattttggtatcattagtctagTTACATGAAggatgttatgtttactaggctccccccttcaccaagtccccccacatccccgtttacagtcactgtccatcaacatagtaagatgctgtaaaatcactacttgtcttttgtgttgcacagccctccccgtgccccccccactatacatgctaatcgtaataccccctatACTATGAGGATTTTTTAACTCCAGTTGTTAATCTACTGAAGTCACATGGCAGTTATCAGATGAACGAACTGCCTCACCAGGGGAAGTTTAAAACCCACCCCTTGGACAAGGAGAAAAAATTTTCACAGTAATATACGTaatgatttcagtttttcataGCATATATACTAAAGTTCTCTGGTTGGATAGTCAACTGGTTCTGTTTTACAAAGGAGCCTACTTGTCTGATTTCATTAAGAAAAGGAATTCCCTGAAGCCTTTTTCCCTATGACATCTGTTAACCTTGATGCTCATCTCCCTAAAGAGCACGCTTTCTACAGCTCGTTTTATGCTGTTGGGTTAACTGGTTTTTCCAGAGtggttttatcttttaaaaactttttaaattatgttcaGAAGTGAACTTAAGAGCTGCATAATTCCCTGCCTTAGCACTCCTGAAGCCCAGAGACCTTGAACTAGTGACTTCCCCTCCCCTGAGCCCATTTCCTTTGTGCACAATGAAAAATAGTACGACCTCCTGGTGATGTGAATTAGTACAGTCAGCCCTTAATGTTGACCCGAATGTATATTCATTCCCTTAAAAGTGGGTAAACGCAATAGTAGATAACTTTAACATGGTACAAGTGCATGATTACAAACTTAACAGGGTTGTGGTTATTCTGCCATATGCCCTTGGACGTTTCAGCTGCCTCCCAGTTTTCCACCGTTATAAATCATCGCGATGACCTTTGTACAGGAACGTCCAGCAGCAGTGTGAATCATTTTTACAGGCCAGGCCCCCACTGGGCGAAAGGGAACATTTCCAAGCCTCTCTGCAACTGAGCGGGAGAATCTAGAAAGGTATTTCCGGTTGCCCTTAGTAAAGATGGCGGGAGGAGGGAGCACCACCGCTATCCAGCTACGGCGTCGATGCCCTCGCCCAACATGGCGGCCCTTTGTGCCCGCCCACTTGACTTTCTTCTGTCAGAATACTCTGGCGACTCAGTCGCAATGGCGGCGACGACAGCGGCTTCTCGCAGACTCCGCGACCTGCTGACGTGGCGTGAGTCATCTCTTCACTCTAGGGGCTCCATTTCGCTGTCGTGCTTTCATAGCGACCGTAGGAGGTCTGTTCCGGGTCGTTTAGGGTCCGATCGCCTTAAATACAGTGTCCGTGTGCCCCCATACGGGTCTGTATCTTACGATCGGGCCGCTGGCAGCCCAGTGTTCCCAGTCTGGGGTCGGCCCCACGATCAAGGGTCGGAAATGGTTATCAGACTGAGGCCGCTGAAAAGTTAACCCCTAATCTTAAAGTCAGTATCCCCGCTAAACCGAGGACTGTAAGGGGCCTCTGTTCCCCAGTCTAGCCTTAACTGTGATGAGATGAGTGCCCTTTGATCTTGAAGGTGCTGTGTCCCCGGTCACGTTATCAAAAGTTCTTCCTCCTCTGTCTCCCCAGTACTGGCATCACCCACCCACCTGGGTCTCCGTCTTAGCCTTCGCCCCATGGGCTCCTCTACACAAGATGAGGCCTCCAGAGCAGTACCCAGTGAAGCCCCAGATCACAGCTATGAATCCCTTCGAGTGACAGCTACCCAGAGACATGTTCTGCATGTGCAGCTGAAC encodes:
- the HNRNPL gene encoding heterogeneous nuclear ribonucleoprotein L isoform X1, coding for MSRRLLPRAEKRRRRLEQRQQPDEQRRRSGAMVKMAAAGGGGGGGRYYGGGSEGGRAPKRLKTDNAGDQHGGGGGGGAGAAGGGGGENYDDPHKTPASPVVHIRGLIDGVVEADLVEALQEFGPISYVVVMPKKRQALVEFEDVLGACNAVNYAADNQIYIAGHPAFVNYSTSQKISRPGDSDDSRSVNSVLLFTILNPIYSITTDVLYTICNPCGPVQRIVIFRKNGVQAMVEFDSVQSAQRAKASLNGADIYSGCCTLKIEYAKPTRLNVFKNDQDTWDYTNPNLSGQGDPGNNPNKRQRQPPLLGDHPAEYGEGRGFPSVDSRGSCAPARRPLRKFSPVLPLFPSHPPGGPHGGYHSHYHDEGYGPPPPHYEGRRMGPPVGGHRRGPSRYGPQYGHPPPPPPPPEYGPHADSPVLMVYGLDQSKMNCDRVFNVFCLYGNVEKVKFMKSKPGAAMVEMADGYAVDRAITHLNNNFMFGQKLNVCVSKQPAIMPGQSYGLEDGSCSYKDFSESRNNRFSTPEQAAKNRIQHPSNVLHFFNAPLEVTEENFFEICDELGVKRPSSVKVFSGKSERSSSGLLEWESKSDALETLGFLNHYQMKNPNGPYPYTLKLCFSTAQHAS
- the HNRNPL gene encoding heterogeneous nuclear ribonucleoprotein L isoform X2; its protein translation is MSRRLLPRAEKRRRRLEQRQQPDEQRRRSGAMVKMAAAGGGGGGGRYYGGGSEGGRAPKRLKTDNAGDQHGGGGGGGAGAAGGGGGENYDDPHKTPASPVVHIRGLIDGVVEADLVEALQEFGPISYVVVMPKKRQALVEFEDVLGACNAVNYAADNQIYIAGHPAFVNYSTSQKISRPGDSDDSRSVNSVLLFTILNPIYSITTDVLYTICNPCGPVQRIVIFRKNGVQAMVEFDSVQSAQRAKASLNGADIYSGCCTLKIEYAKPTRLNVFKNDQDTWDYTNPNLSGQGNPDGRFVLSTPSLPSLGDPGNNPNKRQRQPPLLGDHPAEYGGPHGGYHSHYHDEGYGPPPPHYEGRRMGPPVGGHRRGPSRYGPQYGHPPPPPPPPEYGPHADSPVLMVYGLDQSKMNCDRVFNVFCLYGNVEKVKFMKSKPGAAMVEMADGYAVDRAITHLNNNFMFGQKLNVCVSKQPAIMPGQSYGLEDGSCSYKDFSESRNNRFSTPEQAAKNRIQHPSNVLHFFNAPLEVTEENFFEICDELGVKRPSSVKVFSGKSERSSSGLLEWESKSDALETLGFLNHYQMKNPNGPYPYTLKLCFSTAQHAS
- the HNRNPL gene encoding heterogeneous nuclear ribonucleoprotein L isoform X3; the encoded protein is MSRRLLPRAEKRRRRLEQRQQPDEQRRRSGAMVKMAAAGGGGGGGRYYGGGSEGGRAPKRLKTDNAGDQHGGGGGGGAGAAGGGGGENYDDPHKTPASPVVHIRGLIDGVVEADLVEALQEFGPISYVVVMPKKRQALVEFEDVLGACNAVNYAADNQIYIAGHPAFVNYSTSQKISRPGDSDDSRSVNSVLLFTILNPIYSITTDVLYTICNPCGPVQRIVIFRKNGVQAMVEFDSVQSAQRAKASLNGADIYSGCCTLKIEYAKPTRLNVFKNDQDTWDYTNPNLSGQGDPGNNPNKRQRQPPLLGDHPAEYGGPHGGYHSHYHDEGYGPPPPHYEGRRMGPPVGGHRRGPSRYGPQYGHPPPPPPPPEYGPHADSPVLMVYGLDQSKMNCDRVFNVFCLYGNVEKVKFMKSKPGAAMVEMADGYAVDRAITHLNNNFMFGQKLNVCVSKQPAIMPGQSYGLEDGSCSYKDFSESRNNRFSTPEQAAKNRIQHPSNVLHFFNAPLEVTEENFFEICDELGVKRPSSVKVFSGKSERSSSGLLEWESKSDALETLGFLNHYQMKNPNGPYPYTLKLCFSTAQHAS
- the HNRNPL gene encoding heterogeneous nuclear ribonucleoprotein L isoform X4, whose translation is MPKKRQALVEFEDVLGACNAVNYAADNQIYIAGHPAFVNYSTSQKISRPGDSDDSRSVNSVLLFTILNPIYSITTDVLYTICNPCGPVQRIVIFRKNGVQAMVEFDSVQSAQRAKASLNGADIYSGCCTLKIEYAKPTRLNVFKNDQDTWDYTNPNLSGQGDPGNNPNKRQRQPPLLGDHPAEYGEGRGFPSVDSRGSCAPARRPLRKFSPVLPLFPSHPPGGPHGGYHSHYHDEGYGPPPPHYEGRRMGPPVGGHRRGPSRYGPQYGHPPPPPPPPEYGPHADSPVLMVYGLDQSKMNCDRVFNVFCLYGNVEKVKFMKSKPGAAMVEMADGYAVDRAITHLNNNFMFGQKLNVCVSKQPAIMPGQSYGLEDGSCSYKDFSESRNNRFSTPEQAAKNRIQHPSNVLHFFNAPLEVTEENFFEICDELGVKRPSSVKVFSGKSERSSSGLLEWESKSDALETLGFLNHYQMKNPNGPYPYTLKLCFSTAQHAS